A genomic region of Anas acuta chromosome 1, bAnaAcu1.1, whole genome shotgun sequence contains the following coding sequences:
- the ASB13 gene encoding ankyrin repeat and SOCS box protein 13 isoform X2 — protein sequence MESPVGSGSLRGDISFWADRTPVHEAARRGEILQLQQLIESGACVNAVTYDSITPLHEASLRGQTQCVKLLLAAGAQVDARNIDGSTPLCDACASGSIECVKVLLSHGAKVNPPLFTASPLHEACMNGSSECVQLLIDVGANLEAHDCHFGTPLHVACAREHLDCVKLLLKAGANVNAAKLHETALHHAAKVKNVDLVEMLIEFGGNIYARDNRGKKPSDYTWSSSPTAKCFEYYEKTPLSLSQLCRVTG from the exons ATGGAGAGCCCCGTGGGCAGCGGCTCCCTGAGGGGCGACATCA GTTTTTGGGCCGATCGGACGCCGGTTCACGAGGCAGCCAGGCGGGGAGAgatcctccagctgcagcagctgattGAGAGCGGCGCCTGCGTCAACGCCGTCACCTACGACTCCATCACCCCCCTGCACGAGGCGAGCCTGCGGGGCCAAACGCAGTGTGTCAAGCTCCTGCTGGCCGCGGGAGcccag GTGGACGCCAGGAATATCGACGGCAGCACCCCGCTCTGCGACGCCTGCGCCTCGGGGAGCATCGAGTGCGTGAAGGTGCTGCTGTCCCACGGTGCCAAGGTGAACCCTCCCCTCTTCACGGCTTCCCCTCTCCACGAAGCCTGCATGAACG GTAGCTCAGAGTGCGTGCAGCTCCTCATCGACGTCGGTGCCAACTTGGAGGCCCACGACTGCCATTTCGGGACTCCCCTACACGTGGCCTGCGCCAGGGAGCACCTGGACTGCGTGAAGTTGCTGCTCAAGGCAG GGGCAAACGTGAACGCTGCTAAACTCCACGAGACGGCCCTTCACCACGCAGCAAAAGTGAAAAACGTGGACCTGGTGGAAATGCTGATTGAGTTCGGAGGAAACATCTACGCGAGGGATAATCGAGGCAAGAAGCCATCGGATTACacctggagcagcagccccacagcgaAGTGCTTCGAGTACTACGAAA